A region of the Apium graveolens cultivar Ventura chromosome 6, ASM990537v1, whole genome shotgun sequence genome:
TGATAGTTGCTTGTTATTCTATAAAGGTTTCAACAAATCGATAAGGTACATGATTCATTGTTGCGGGCAAATTTTGGATGTGAACCAAGGTCCATGTATCCACTCCAGAAATCTGTCATATTTCACATGGTCAGATGATTAGTTTGATTGTACTTCCTAcattaattaatataaaaaaaactCATTGTTAGATTTATTCGATCATATGTATCTGAGAAACAATCCAAGCTGACATTCTTCTTGTTTAAATGTTAACTATGTCTGCATCATTTATGATTTGTAATGATAGACATTATGGAAAATGATTTATGTTGTTAAGTCCTTATATTTAAAGGTTCTAAAGCCAAACATATAAATATTGTTTAGCAATCCTTCAGCTAATATCACCCCAAATAATAATATTTGCAGTTAGGTTTCCACGGTGCTCATATGAAAATGCTCCTTGTGAGTGCATGTTTCCACTGGCAATCTTTCACCGAAGAAGCTCCAACTGCTGATGAGGGTGATACTCTAGAAAAATGGGGGTTGTATGAGCAGTTAAATCTCACCATAGATTTCTCAGATTATTTGTGGTACCTTCCAGAGTAAGTATTATCGTGTACTGATATAAATCATTATCGTGTCTTTTGAAATATCTATTTCAAACTAATTTTATGATCTTACTATGTTCTCTCCAGCGTGAATATCGCATCGAATGAACGGTTCCTCAAGCATGGAAAAGATCATTTTTTTACTATTATATCAGCTGACTATATTTTGCAAGTGTTCGTCAATGGACAACCATCAGGTAAATATACTAATATTGAGCTAATGATTTTTCCAAAGAACTTTCTTGCAAGATGTCAGGTTATAGGATAACTTTCTTATTTCGACTGCCATAGTTTTATTTGAAGCGTATTAAGTGCTCCACAAATTCTGTAAATGAAAGAGATCTTAATATTCTTAAAAAAAAGAGTTTACTCATGTGTAGAAATAACTTGTTGTTAGTTCTTATCTTATCTGCAATATTTTAGTGTTCATTAACTTATAGAAACGTATCAACCATGAGCACTTGTTTTAATCTGATCTTTAAATTTTTGGCTTTTGTAGGATATGGTTGATGCACAAAATTGTACAATCTTTTGTTTTGGTTAAGTTGGTGCTGGAATACATTAGCTCAACCTGGTTGTTGTCTCATTTTCTTTTACAATAGTAGAGTTTTATTTTTATCAACTTTTAATAATCTAATGGTACAGTATTTGTTCCAGTAGAATACTCAACATCTATTCTTTGTGTTGATTACACATATTTCCAGTAGTATTTAAGTAGACACTTACTTGATTGGTTATATTAGGATCATCAAATATAGAGGTTAAAATTATTACTTGATCATATTAAATCATTAATTTatatcaaatttaataattaCGTTGATAGATGAGTGAACTCGTATGACTAATCTTCCCAAAGTGAGATATCCAAAGTTAAAGTACATATGGATATAACTTATAAGAGCTTCTCCAATGGGATAAATCCTTAGTTAAAAAAATTTACGCGGAAactattaaatataatatttataaactTTGACACTCCGACCATATAAAACCCCTGAAATAAAAGAGTCATTACACTAATAGTCATTAAATTTATCGAATCTCTTGATTTTGTTTTAAAGCAAAAATACAAAATATGGAAACATTACATTTAAAAATGTCTGAGCAATAATAATAAAAATCGATTGGTACGACTAAAATGAAAAAAAGCTGGAAATGCCATGATCACCCTATGCATTCAGAACAAAGATCCAGGCGAAAATGGACATCTACTTCTCCTAAAAAAGAAACAAATGGGTGTAATTAGAATTCAGGTTTATCACTGAACTATATATCAGAAAAATGTCAAGTTTATCACTTTTATATGTGGTAAAATAATAACAAACTGCTTATCAATTTTATTTTCTTGCTAGTAGACCTAGCGGCTCATGGAGTATGTCCATGGTCCGTAATTTCTACCACATCAGGCTGTAAAAAAATATAGGCACTGAATCATCAGTTGTGAATGATATGAGATACAAAAAATAAATAGTTTAAGGATCATATAATGAAATCTGAGCATTACAATAAGACTTACATTTACTGAGTTTGAATATTCAGAGGCCACCGTATTTGCAGACATGGAAGATGCGGAGCCATTAGTATCATAAGCATCAATGGCATAGTAAATTAAACTGTTGAGGAGGATTTTATTATCATTGAGCTGAATTCGGAGATTAGTCTCTTTCCACGCAATAGCCTTAATATACAGAGGATATGTTCCTGAATCCTAAAAATTAATTGattctaataaataaatttattataaaatagAAATTAAAAGCTGGATTTAAAACAAAGATACCATAATAACAAATTGGCACACCTCGAAACCCTCGGTAATAAGTTATGTTACGATTTTACCCACCAGTCGTTTTGCAGCATGGTCATAGAGGACGAAATTAAACGCTTTTGTAGAGTCTTCTGCAAGTAGAAAAATCTTGAACCTAAACATTAAAAAAAATGATTAAGAACTTATGTGATTTTTTGAAGCTTCATATAAAAGTAAATTTGTTTAGTTTACAATTATGCAACTTTTTTTGAGGAACATgattgttttgattgcatgtggAGTATTTATATTTTCCATCAAGTTTTGTGACTTCTCCAGAGTAATCCATCTTGCTGCAGCTACGGTACCACCAGCAGTCACTCTTCTCCACATTATTAACTTTCACTTTGTATAGGAAAATCACCTAAAAAAATGATTAACATCTGATGAATAAAATTATTTGGAAGCAGTAGaaaaaaaattaacttaaatTTCTATACATATGTAGTTAGTAAAACTGTGTAaagtaaataattaattaataccTTCAGAAAATCAGTTGCAGATTTCTCACTAAGTTCTTGTAGCGTGACAGTATGAATAATATGAGAAATGGACCCTTCGGATTGAGTTGATGATGATATAGCTTTCCCCGAAGGAACGTACCTTCTTCACGGAGTCTAATTCGAGAAATGAAGTACATGTAATAATTTTGGTATTGAGAATAAATACATACTAAAGAGCCATAATTACTCAAATGTGTCAGCAACTTTAACCTCTGTCTGATCTCAAAAACGACATCATGGTCCAGGTTTAGATAAATTTTGGAAGCAGGTACAGTGCTAATCTGAACAGAGGCTACAACCAAGAAAGTTTGAAAATTAAGCTTCATTGCTGCAatatttttgatagttttattaaTAAAGAGGTTGGTTCATTAAAAAATAACTAACTATGAAAAATCTTAAGTTTGGTAGTGTTCATCACTCGCTCTTCTTTTGGAATCTCTTTATAACGTGCATCAATTGCAATTGCAAGGTTACCCCACACGGTAACTTTGTAGGAATGCCTAGAAGAAAATACTAGATGAAGTAATAGTAAACATACAATATGGAAAGTATTATTAAATATATGTACACAAACAATAATCCAGAAAGAACCAAGAAATTAATACCTTCTATCAGTAATCCGAAAGTGGACAATGTCCCTTTGACCAAACTTAGTACCAATCTTGGAAAGCTCCTCAAGACTCTCTAGTACTGCCATAACATCTACAATCAATCTTTACGTTAGATACTTTGCGTGGAAAAAACTacttgaaaatttaaaaaaaggATTGTGTCCCCAAAACTTGTTGCAAATTCTGGAAATTCTGCACCACCATTTGCTTGTGAAACAACAAATAATTCACTCAGATCCACAAATTCAAATTTGTGGGTAGAtatcataacatcatcatcaaCAGGATCTTCAGTTGTCATAGGTGAGAAATAAATTATTAACCTAGAGGAAACAAGTTTTAGTGTTCCAAGAGCTTTTTTGGTGTAAAAATTAGAAAACACGTATCGCCACCCTCCACTATCTTATCAGACTACATTCTCCATCAATGTGGATATATGTAAGCATGTACATGGCAATCCTAGATAAACAAATAATGGTGAAGAAGTGGTTAAACATAGCTAACATTTTATAAACAGAttgatatttaaatataattttatgtAACTATTATAAGTTAAAAAAATATAGATTTTACACTATCATCCAGCAGAATAGGGTTATATCCCTTGATGGCATCGCTTGCAATAGAAGAGTTTGGAACCGAATGTCACATTCGAGTTACTCTTGCTTTAATTTTCCAGGTGGTTCTAGAGAGGTCGAGAGAAGATAGTTGACCAAACATTGTTGCTAAAAATCTGGAAAACAGTATATTCAGCGAATTAGTTCGAATCAATTCAACTTTTAACTACATGATAGATACATAAAAAACCATGAGAAAATAGAAAATCAGAAATAGTTGAGTATTATTACGTTTGTGTAGTGGGTGCTAACTATTCGTGGGAATATATGATTTTGTGTGAAAGGACGAACATGATTTATATATGTGATTGAGACATAATTAATGGGAGAAATTGATGTATATATCGACAAATCAACACTTAATAACGGTTTCCATGATTCAAATAATAAATTAGTGATTTTCTAATCATAAAAAATCAATTATAGCATGAATTATGGACatgtatgatattatttggatTATTGATTTTGTAAATCATATAAAGAATCAATTAGAACTTTATCTATATTTTTGCAGGGTGTaatttgctaataaataatttatatgacTATTACTCTTATTGATTCATGTAATATATTAATCGCTACCAAATTATTGTTGAGGATATTAAATCTCAATAAAAATGTTAAATGTAATATATATGGAGTAGTGTGGTGAGGATAATAGTTTTTAAGGTTATAAAATAAATGTTAAAAAAATCAAACATTTTaaatgattaattgattaattttcttttaaaatagtAGAGAATAATTGTGATCAGCAAGATTAATGCTACATTTCTTATTTGTCTGAAGAATAAGGTGTCATTGTTGTTATCAACTTTCTTATCATGGTAGTTACCATGTTGGTGACACGTCAAATCTGTTGGATAGTAAGTTGGGTTACCCGGAACCCATTGATAGTGGATGTAGTATCCGACTAAGTATAGTATTTTTGTACTGTCACATTGAAATCGGACGAACCCATGTGTTACAACTGGGTCAATATGGTTCTTATGGATAATCCAGCTGAATTTTTAATGACCAAAAAGGGCAAGCAAATGATTTAGCAGAGTAAAATAATGAAGGGTATTTAAAGTAATTTGTAAATTCTAGTGCTAGTAAACATTAAGAATATATTAAAATCTCGCTTTAAGTGGTATGAACGGGGATAAAGTGCATGCACTATGAACCTGGATGAGGGGGCTAGAGCCGGTCAAACGAGCGAGCCGAGCGTGCCGGGCCGCATTTTGGACGGGCCGGTTCGCTGACAACTGAAATCGTGAACGACCTGTGAGAATATACGGCCCGGGCCGAGCCGTGCTGATTACAGAATTAGACGACTCGTGAACGGCACGCGAATCTGGAGAATAAAACGGTTCAGGCAAATCAGCGAATAAACTGAATAAACAAAAGAGAGATTGCATGCGGTTAACTCGCGAATTGCTGGTTGCTTTCCCTTTTTTTTAATAAGTTGTTGTAACTTCATCAgaataaattgattaatttaatttgtaaattttttgtcaacataataatatttataattaattattttaatcaaAAAGTAAAATAATTGTGTAGTGCAAGTGACAGCAGAACCATAAGGTATTTTGTGATTAGTGAgaatcaattttttttctttttttcatcttcatttttTCTGTTGAAATATATTTCCGAATTTAAAAAACTAATATGTATTAAAATAAGGAAAAGAGGACGGTAcctctataaattttattaattaaaaaatgtTACAAGTGATTTGAGAGGATTCCTCTCTAAAAAAATGAAACAAACCGTGCTTacattttaaataaaatataaaacataacaaattctaaaattacatggcaaaaatatttttatcaattatTCAAATTTTACTTATTCTTGTGGATCGTTCGCAGACGTGCCCGATTCCAAAGAAGTGTCCATCGTCATCCAAGTATCCTCTTCTCCGTCCGAGTCATCTTTTTTCCTCCCTTGTTGTCTCTTTGCCGCTTGATCCTAATCCTTTCTACAAACACATATCTTGACCATATCTGGTGCAAGACTTGATCTCTTCTCGTCCAACACTCTTCTACCGGCACTAAAATCGGACTCGAAAGCAATTGTAGAGGCGTGAATTACTAAAATATCTCTTGCAATTTTAACTAATACCGGAAATTGGTTCTCATGATTCTTCCACCATGTTAGTATTGAAAAATCCTCATCCAACTCATAGTTATATGAAAAAACTCTCTAGTCATGCTAAATGAAGTTGTAGGTGTAGATGATGTTTCAGAAAttttatacttttattttttaGTTAGGATACCAAGCATTGTGGAATTAAACCTACTAGAAATACTAGTTTTAGGTGGTATAATATTTTGAGTTCTAGGAGTGTAAAGATCTATAAGACGGTATAATACAATTTTGCACATATGTAACATGCGACCTGGTGGAAATCATCCAAGAAAAAATAACATAACTCGATTTGGAGAAGAAGATGAGAGGAAACAATAATCGAAACACGTGTTTTATACATGACATGTGGAAGCCACCGAGATTTACTCTTCATGAATCTATTCTGGATTGAAATAACTTAAGTCTTGATACCATGACAAAGTGTAGAGAAGAGAAAAATATGTTTTATTACAATACGACTTGTTATTAATACTATCCAATGATAAtagtattattattatatatgttaacaACATTAATATGTTAAGAGATATGCTCTATGATATTTTATTGAGAATGGTGATTCCAGCTTAAAAGAACGCACATGTTCATTTCCTACTCCTTCAAACAAAGTTAATCACCTACGAAATACATGTTATTTTACCTTTTAAAATTTAGTGAGTTTTACAATTAATTTTTTATAGCTTGTTATACAGTTATAAAAATTTTTGAGGCAAAGATATAATATGGACGATCATTCAAAGATAATCGACCCAAATTCATGTCAGTTATTCATGTTAGTTTACATGTTTTTATAGTGTACAGAAGATTATTAATATGGATATTATAATTGCGGATTCGTCCTAATATATTTTTCGTAGAATAAGGTTTGCTATCCAAATGGGGTATTCTTGTTCGACATGTACATTTGGATAAACTTttttttaattaatgaatattttttttaaaactaatattattaaatataatatatgtTCGATATTTGTTGGCAAACAAAAAGATTTCATTAATTTGAAGATAACACAGTTGGGACAAATCCCCAACAGTCGATACAACCAggttataaaataaataatatactaaaaatattaaatgatttatttctgattttttaacacatataattttaaaaaaattgatgtTAATAATAAAATCAAAGACTACCTAAACGATCGAGACTGCACCAACATCTCTGAAAACACCCAACTCCAcaattgaccatatcacataaaaacCATTGTTATCCCAGCGTGTAGATTCACGAATTGCATAAACTGATATTGGAGAATCGATACCCCAATTATCTACATTCCGGATACCAGTTACAGACATGCCGAAAGCATCCCGACTATGTACATGCCGAATATAAACTATAAATATGTCAAAAGTGTAAAATTGTGACAAATGAACAATCTTTGGTTGTGAAAGAGCTCTCGGAATAATCACTACCATCCCAGATTCGATACAGACTTTTCGGATCACCAAAAATTTCAATAAACTTGTTCCTAACAGATTTAACACCAAGTAACTAAAAAACATAACAAACGGTACAAAGGTAGAGACAAAACACACAATTCAAGAGGAGAGATACACAAATACTCAAAAAGTAGGGTATCATTGAAAGAAAAATAACGAgaatgaaaaaaaatataaagagATTCGGACTTTTTATCAGAGAAAACTAGTGAAAACCCGTCGATTGAGAACAAATCATAAGAGAAGAGGAAGAACGCAGCTAGACATATGTATTAGTTATTACGtaattatttcatatatattCTATATTTGAATTCCAAAAAAACTtaaaaattctgaattttaataGGCGAGCGAAGCACTTaaaaatatagagaaaaagaCGAACGACTTGGAAACAGGAGCAGGATGCATTGTTTATAAATGAAAGCAATAAAAAGAGTTATGTGTGTCCAAAACACCCgtttaaaatataaatttgaaCCGACCAGAACACAGAGTATGGGTTGGAATTTAATCACGTCTGGAGAGAAGTAATAAAACAGAAAACGGATTGCCCAGTCAAGATCGACATTAAACAAACACATTACTTATCAGATGTTCACGGCTAAACACAAATCAGCATCAATTAGGCTGTTACTGACTTTAGAGACACGTATTTTATTTTATCTTTAGCACTACCCCAATTATACTTCTTCCATCACCCTTCTCGCTCTAGAATCACGCCTTTTCCTCTCGCTCTAGAATCCCATTCTTTCGCTCCATAATTTGtttttgacttggatttaataatacattaaatatatatttaatatttatccACCACCATCACCTCACCTCACCTTTTTAGGCCCTTTAAATATAAACCAAACACATTCATTCACCCTATTTGCATTACTCCTCCATCTTCTCCTCACTTTAACTTTCCCTTTTTATTCCTCTCTCCCACTTGAACAATTCACTTCTTTCATGGCCGTTGAAGCTAGATACATTAACATGAATATTTTCCCTCAGCAAATCATCACAAACAACTACGGATACGATAATAGTTTTGGCGCAATGGCGGAGGATTTGTTACCGTTCAATCAATCTGTAATTGAAGCCAAAAATTCAATGAAAGCCGAGAGTGGACTCACTTATAATAATTTCCCATCTCATCCACGAAAACGCTCTCGAGACTCCATGAACGAGTTGAACCGAGTCATTGTTCCACAACAGCACTCTCATGTTCACGACTTCGAACACAATTTCCCGGTCCAGATGCAACAACAGCAACTCGAGATTGATCAAATCATCGCACAACATGTAAGTAAACAAATCACATCATACATCGTACTGGTCTAAAAACAGTTTTAACACGAAAACAATTGTTCTGCACTTTTATGAATTAAAAGTTTGTGACAACTGGTTTTTACGTGTTTATGTGCCTAAAACTACTCTTAATACGTTGCATTaatatttttttgttttgtttagtTCTAACTCGAATTTTTGTTTTGTGAATGTGCAGACAAAGAAGATAAGAATGGAGATTGAAGAAAGACAAAAGCAACAAGCGAGAATATTAGTATCAGCAATAGGAGAAAGAGTGATGAAGAAATTACAAGAAAAAGACGAAGAGATTCAAAAAATTGCTAAATTAAATCACGCACTTCAAGACAGGGTCAAAAATTTATTCGTGGAAAATCAATTATGGAAAGACCTAGCACAAACTAATGAAGCAACCGTGATGTCACTCCGTTCTAACCTAGAGCAAGTGCTGGCGCAAGTTTCCGATGAACGGCAGTTTGTTGTGCCCGGGAATTTGGGGGAAGAAGCGGAGTCGTGTTGCGGGAGTTCTGGCGGTGATGAGGAGGAGGAAGTGAGTGCACGGCGGCGCGTGGGAAATAAGATGTGCCGGAAATGTGGAGAGCGGGAGTCGTGTGTGTTGTTGCTGCCGTGTAGGCATTTGTGTTTGTGTACGGTTTGTGGGACCACTTTGCAGTCCACGTGTCCAGTGTGTAATTCAAGCATGAATGCTTCTGTGCATGTCAATCTTTCTGATTAACTTATACCAATTCTTGACATTCATGTATAGACTAACTGAAATTAAATTTCATTTTTGCTTTTTTTTTGTTGAATTTATAATTTCTTTCCCATactacttttattttattttttttcccAATTGTTCCGACAAATTTTGGAATTTATTACTGAAATAGTGAATTTTTACTACTTAAGCTATATCATAGCTTTCTtttgtaattttattaaaatCAAATGGGAAGTGAAGATAAAATTGTATAATGTATTTGTGTATTATTCGAAAATGATGGTACCTTGTCACATGTGAAGCTCAATGGTCCAAGAAACATGATTTAAGTTTATAA
Encoded here:
- the LOC141668723 gene encoding BOI-related E3 ubiquitin-protein ligase 1-like; this encodes MAVEARYINMNIFPQQIITNNYGYDNSFGAMAEDLLPFNQSVIEAKNSMKAESGLTYNNFPSHPRKRSRDSMNELNRVIVPQQHSHVHDFEHNFPVQMQQQQLEIDQIIAQHTKKIRMEIEERQKQQARILVSAIGERVMKKLQEKDEEIQKIAKLNHALQDRVKNLFVENQLWKDLAQTNEATVMSLRSNLEQVLAQVSDERQFVVPGNLGEEAESCCGSSGGDEEEEVSARRRVGNKMCRKCGERESCVLLLPCRHLCLCTVCGTTLQSTCPVCNSSMNASVHVNLSD